A genomic region of Bradyrhizobium sp. ORS 278 contains the following coding sequences:
- the denD gene encoding D-erythronate dehydrogenase produces the protein MHILVLGAAGMVGRKLVERLVRDGRLGDSAITRLTLQDIVAPAKPDTSIAVDTIAGDFAVPGFAEKLVADRPDVIFHLAAIVSGEAELDFDKGYRINLDGTRMLFDAVRLIGNGYKPRLVFTSSIAVFGAPFPDAIGDEFVNAPLLSYGTQKAIGELLLADYSRRGFFDGVGIRLPTICIRPGAPNKAASGFFSNILREPLAGKEAVLPVSEDVQHWHATPRSAVGFLLHAATMDTAKIGPRRNLTMPGLTATVGEQIAALRRVAGDNVANRIRREPDPFIVGIVAGWPRNFEARRARELGFTTEEKTFDDIIRIHIEDELGGKFVA, from the coding sequence TTGCATATTCTCGTTCTCGGCGCCGCCGGCATGGTCGGGCGCAAGCTGGTGGAGCGGCTGGTCCGCGACGGCCGCCTCGGCGACAGCGCCATCACCCGCCTGACCCTGCAGGACATCGTCGCGCCGGCGAAGCCCGACACGTCCATCGCGGTGGACACCATCGCCGGCGATTTCGCCGTGCCCGGTTTCGCCGAGAAGCTGGTCGCCGATCGCCCCGACGTGATCTTCCATCTCGCCGCCATCGTCTCCGGCGAGGCCGAGCTCGATTTCGACAAGGGCTACCGCATCAATCTCGACGGCACGCGGATGCTGTTTGACGCCGTCAGGCTGATCGGCAACGGCTACAAGCCGCGGCTGGTCTTCACCTCCTCGATCGCCGTGTTCGGCGCGCCGTTCCCCGACGCCATCGGCGACGAGTTCGTCAATGCGCCGCTGCTCAGCTACGGCACCCAGAAGGCGATCGGCGAGCTCTTGCTGGCCGACTACAGCCGCCGCGGCTTCTTCGACGGCGTCGGCATCCGCCTGCCGACCATCTGCATCCGCCCCGGCGCGCCCAACAAGGCGGCGTCCGGCTTCTTCTCCAACATCCTGCGCGAGCCGCTGGCCGGCAAGGAGGCCGTGCTGCCGGTGTCCGAGGACGTCCAGCATTGGCACGCGACGCCACGCTCGGCGGTCGGCTTCCTGCTGCATGCCGCGACCATGGACACCGCGAAGATCGGCCCGCGCCGGAACCTGACCATGCCCGGCCTGACGGCCACCGTCGGCGAGCAGATCGCCGCCCTCCGCCGCGTCGCGGGCGACAACGTCGCCAATCGCATCAGGCGGGAGCCCGACCCCTTCATCGTCGGCATCGTCGCCGGCTGGCCGCGGAATTTCGAGGCCAGGCGCGCCCGCGAGCTCGGCTTCACCACCGAGGAAAAGACCTTCGACGATATCATCCGGATCCACATCGAGGACGAGCTCGGCGGCAAGTTCGTGGCCTGA